A stretch of Microtus pennsylvanicus isolate mMicPen1 chromosome 5, mMicPen1.hap1, whole genome shotgun sequence DNA encodes these proteins:
- the Ctsw gene encoding cathepsin W isoform X2 encodes MTLTVHLSYFLVLLAAGQGHSNSLLKDARPRPLELTEVFKLFQIKYNRTYSNEAEYARRLDIFAHNLAQAQRLQEEDLGTAEFGETPFSDLTEEEFSQLYGHQRVPERIPKMVKKAGSEKSGGLVPPSCDWRKATNIISSIKNQESCRCCWAMAAADNIEALWRIKHNQLVEVSVQELLDCDRCGNGCQGGFVWDAYVTVLNNSGLASKKDYPFQGRPSPRGCLAKKYKKVAWIQDFTMLKMIAGYLALHGPITVTINMKLLQGYQKGVIKATHTNCDPQHVDHSVLLVGFGRDKEEGIQSGTVSSQARKPRRSVPYWILKNSWGAEWGEKGYFRLYRGNNSCGITKYPITAHVDHPVKKSPISCPP; translated from the exons ATGACACTGACTGTCCACCTCTCCTACTTTCTGGTCCTGTTGGCAGCAGGCCAAGGCCACAGCAACTCCCTCCTCAAG GATGCCAGGCCCCGACCACTGGAGCTGACAGAAGTCTTCAAGCTGTTCCAGATCAAATACAACCGGACTTACTCAAACGAAGCAG AATATGCTCGCCGTCTGGACATCTTTGCCCACAACTTGGCCCAGGCTCAAAGACTGCAGGAGGAAGACTTGGGCACAGCAGAGTTTGGGGAGACTCCATTCAGTGACCTCACAG AGGAGGAGTTTAGCCAGCTCTATGGGCATCAGAGGGTGCCTGAAAGGATCCCCAAAATGGTCAAAAAGGCAGGGTCTGAAAAGTCGGGGGGACTGGTGCCCCCCAGTTGTGACTGGCGTAAGGCAACAAACATCATCTCATCAATCAAGAATCAG GAATCCTGCAGGTGCTGCTGGGCCATGGCAGCAGCGGACAACATTGAGGCCCTGTGGCGCATCAAACACAACCAGCTTGTGGAAGTCTCTGTGCAGG AGCTCCTGGACTGTGACCGCTGTGGAAATGGCTGCCAGGGTGGTTTTGTGTGGGATGCATATGTGACTGTCCTCAACAACA GTGGCCTGGCCAGCAAAAAGGATTACCCATTCCAGGGGCGCCCCAGCCCCCGTGGGTGTCTAGCCAAGAAGTACAAGAAGGTGGCCTGGATCCAAGATTTCACCATGTTAAAGA TGATTGCAGGCTACCTGGCCCTCCATGGCCCCATCACCGTGACTATCAACATGAAGCTACTCCAG GGTTACCAGAAGGGTGTGATCAAGGCCACGCACACTAACTGTGATCCCCAGCACGTGGACCATTCTGTCCTGTTGGTGGGTTTTGGCAGAGACAAGGAGGAGGGCATACAGTCAGGGACAGTCTCGTCCCAGGCTCGCAAACCCCGCCGCTCTGTCCCATACTGGATCCTGAAGAACTCCTGGGGAGCTGAATGGGGCGAGAAG GGCTACTTCAGGCTATACCGGGGAAACAACAGCTGTGGTATCACCAAGTACCCAATCACCGCTCATGTGGACCATCCGGTTAAGAAGTCACCAATCTCTTGCCCACCTTGA
- the Ctsw gene encoding cathepsin W isoform X1 — protein sequence MTLTVHLSYFLVLLAAGQGHSNSLLKDARPRPLELTEVFKLFQIKYNRTYSNEAEYARRLDIFAHNLAQAQRLQEEDLGTAEFGETPFSDLTEEEFSQLYGHQRVPERIPKMVKKAGSEKSGGLVPPSCDWRKATNIISSIKNQESCRCCWAMAAADNIEALWRIKHNQLVEVSVQELLDCDRCGNGCQGGFVWDAYVTVLNNSGLASKKDYPFQGRPSPRGCLAKKYKKVAWIQDFTMLKSNEQVIAGYLALHGPITVTINMKLLQGYQKGVIKATHTNCDPQHVDHSVLLVGFGRDKEEGIQSGTVSSQARKPRRSVPYWILKNSWGAEWGEKGYFRLYRGNNSCGITKYPITAHVDHPVKKSPISCPP from the exons ATGACACTGACTGTCCACCTCTCCTACTTTCTGGTCCTGTTGGCAGCAGGCCAAGGCCACAGCAACTCCCTCCTCAAG GATGCCAGGCCCCGACCACTGGAGCTGACAGAAGTCTTCAAGCTGTTCCAGATCAAATACAACCGGACTTACTCAAACGAAGCAG AATATGCTCGCCGTCTGGACATCTTTGCCCACAACTTGGCCCAGGCTCAAAGACTGCAGGAGGAAGACTTGGGCACAGCAGAGTTTGGGGAGACTCCATTCAGTGACCTCACAG AGGAGGAGTTTAGCCAGCTCTATGGGCATCAGAGGGTGCCTGAAAGGATCCCCAAAATGGTCAAAAAGGCAGGGTCTGAAAAGTCGGGGGGACTGGTGCCCCCCAGTTGTGACTGGCGTAAGGCAACAAACATCATCTCATCAATCAAGAATCAG GAATCCTGCAGGTGCTGCTGGGCCATGGCAGCAGCGGACAACATTGAGGCCCTGTGGCGCATCAAACACAACCAGCTTGTGGAAGTCTCTGTGCAGG AGCTCCTGGACTGTGACCGCTGTGGAAATGGCTGCCAGGGTGGTTTTGTGTGGGATGCATATGTGACTGTCCTCAACAACA GTGGCCTGGCCAGCAAAAAGGATTACCCATTCCAGGGGCGCCCCAGCCCCCGTGGGTGTCTAGCCAAGAAGTACAAGAAGGTGGCCTGGATCCAAGATTTCACCATGTTAAAGAGTAACGAGCAGG TGATTGCAGGCTACCTGGCCCTCCATGGCCCCATCACCGTGACTATCAACATGAAGCTACTCCAG GGTTACCAGAAGGGTGTGATCAAGGCCACGCACACTAACTGTGATCCCCAGCACGTGGACCATTCTGTCCTGTTGGTGGGTTTTGGCAGAGACAAGGAGGAGGGCATACAGTCAGGGACAGTCTCGTCCCAGGCTCGCAAACCCCGCCGCTCTGTCCCATACTGGATCCTGAAGAACTCCTGGGGAGCTGAATGGGGCGAGAAG GGCTACTTCAGGCTATACCGGGGAAACAACAGCTGTGGTATCACCAAGTACCCAATCACCGCTCATGTGGACCATCCGGTTAAGAAGTCACCAATCTCTTGCCCACCTTGA
- the Efemp2 gene encoding EGF-containing fibulin-like extracellular matrix protein 2 isoform X3 has product MGGVVAEAPDPCPPPPSPRMLPFASCLPGSLLLWALLLLLLGAASPQDSEEPDSYTECTDGYEWDADSQHCRDVNECLTIPEACKGEMKCINHYGGYLCLPRSAAVINDLHGEGPPPPVPPAQHPNPCPPGYEPDEQESCVDVDECAQALHDCRPSQDCHNLPGSYQCTCPDGYRKIGPECVDIDECRYRYCQHRCVNLPGSFRCQCEPGFQLGPNNRSCVDVNECDMGAPCEQRCFNSYGTFLCRCNQGYELHRDGFSCSDIDECSYSSYLCQYRCVNEPGRFSCHCPQGYQLLATRLCQDIDECESGAHQCSEAQTCVNFHGGYRCVDTNRCVEPYVQVSDNRCLCPVSNPLCREQPSSIVHRYMSITSERSVPADVFQIQATSVYPGAYNAFQIRAGNTQGDFYIRQINNVSAMLVLARPVTGPREYVLDLEMVTMNSLMSYRASSVLRLTVFVGAYTF; this is encoded by the exons ATGGGGGGTGTCGTGGCAGAGGCCCCTGACCCCtgcccaccacctcccagccccagGATGCTCCCTTTTGCCTCCTGCCTCCCCGGGTCTTTACTGCTCTGGGCGCTTCTGCTGTTGCTCTTGGGAGCAGCGTCTCCACAGGATTCCGAAGAGCCGGACAGCTACACG GAATGTACGGATGGTTACGAGTGGGACGCAGACAGCCAACACTGCCGGG ATGTCAATGAGTGCCTGACCATCCCTGAGGCCTGCAAGGGTGAAATGAAATGTATCAACCACTACGGGGGCTATTTGTGTCTGCCTCGCTCCGCTGCCGTCATCAACGATCTACATGGTGAAGGACCTCCGCCACCAGTGCCCCCTGCTCAGCACCCCAATCCTTGCCCACCAGGCTATGAGCCTGATGAACAGGAGAGCTGTGTGG ATGTGGACGAGTGTGCCCAGGCTTTGCATGATTGTCGCCCTAGCCAGGACTGTCATAACCTGCCTGGCTCCTACCAATGCACCTGCCCTGACGGTTACCGAAAAATTGGGCCCGAGTGCGTGG ACATAGATGAATGTCGCTACCGCTATTGCCAGCACCGATGTGTGAACCTGCCAGGCTCTTTCCGCTGCCAGTGTGAGCCTGGCTTCCAGTTGGGACCTAACAACCGCTCTTGTGTGG ACGTGAACGAGTGTGACATGGGAGCCCCGTGTGAGCAACGCTGCTTCAACTCCTACGGGACCTTCCTGTGTCGTTGTAACCAAGGCTATGAGCTGCACCGGGATGGCTTCTCCTGCAGTG ATATCGATGAGTGCAGCTACTCCAGCTACCTCTGCCAGTATCGCTGCGTCAATGAGCCAGGCCGCTTCTCCTGTCACTGCCCACAAGGCTACCAGCTGTTGGCTACGAGGCTCTGCCAAG ACATTGACGAGTGTGAATCAGGTGCACACCAGTGTTCTGAGGCCCAAACTTGTGTGAACTTCCATGGGGGCTACCGCTGCGTGGATACCAACCGTTGTGTGGAGCCCTATGTCCAAGTGTCGGACAA CCGCTGCCTCTGCCCTGTCTCCAACCCGCTGTGTCGGGAGCAGCCTTCATCCATTGTGCACCGCTATATGAGCATCACCTCCGAGCGAAGTGTGCCTGCGGATGTGTTTCAGATCCAGGCAACCTCTGTCTACCCTGGCGCCTACAATGCCTTTCAGATCCGTGCTGGAAACACACAGGGGGACTTCTACATTCGG CAAATCAACAATGTCAGCGCCATGCTGGTCCTTGCCAGGCCAGTGACAGGACCACGGGAGTATGTGCTGGACCTGGAGATGGTCACCATGAACTCTCTTATGAGCTACCGGGCCAGCTCCGTACTGAGACTCAccgtctttgtgggagcctacacCTTCTGA
- the Efemp2 gene encoding EGF-containing fibulin-like extracellular matrix protein 2 isoform X1 produces MLPFASCLPGSLLLWALLLLLLGAASPQDSEEPDSYTECTDGYEWDADSQHCRDVNECLTIPEACKGEMKCINHYGGYLCLPRSAAVINDLHGEGPPPPVPPAQHPNPCPPGYEPDEQESCVDVDECAQALHDCRPSQDCHNLPGSYQCTCPDGYRKIGPECVDIDECRYRYCQHRCVNLPGSFRCQCEPGFQLGPNNRSCVDVNECDMGAPCEQRCFNSYGTFLCRCNQGYELHRDGFSCSDIDECSYSSYLCQYRCVNEPGRFSCHCPQGYQLLATRLCQDIDECESGAHQCSEAQTCVNFHGGYRCVDTNRCVEPYVQVSDNRCLCPVSNPLCREQPSSIVHRYMSITSERSVPADVFQIQATSVYPGAYNAFQIRAGNTQGDFYIRQINNVSAMLVLARPVTGPREYVLDLEMVTMNSLMSYRASSVLRLTVFVGAYTF; encoded by the exons ATGCTCCCTTTTGCCTCCTGCCTCCCCGGGTCTTTACTGCTCTGGGCGCTTCTGCTGTTGCTCTTGGGAGCAGCGTCTCCACAGGATTCCGAAGAGCCGGACAGCTACACG GAATGTACGGATGGTTACGAGTGGGACGCAGACAGCCAACACTGCCGGG ATGTCAATGAGTGCCTGACCATCCCTGAGGCCTGCAAGGGTGAAATGAAATGTATCAACCACTACGGGGGCTATTTGTGTCTGCCTCGCTCCGCTGCCGTCATCAACGATCTACATGGTGAAGGACCTCCGCCACCAGTGCCCCCTGCTCAGCACCCCAATCCTTGCCCACCAGGCTATGAGCCTGATGAACAGGAGAGCTGTGTGG ATGTGGACGAGTGTGCCCAGGCTTTGCATGATTGTCGCCCTAGCCAGGACTGTCATAACCTGCCTGGCTCCTACCAATGCACCTGCCCTGACGGTTACCGAAAAATTGGGCCCGAGTGCGTGG ACATAGATGAATGTCGCTACCGCTATTGCCAGCACCGATGTGTGAACCTGCCAGGCTCTTTCCGCTGCCAGTGTGAGCCTGGCTTCCAGTTGGGACCTAACAACCGCTCTTGTGTGG ACGTGAACGAGTGTGACATGGGAGCCCCGTGTGAGCAACGCTGCTTCAACTCCTACGGGACCTTCCTGTGTCGTTGTAACCAAGGCTATGAGCTGCACCGGGATGGCTTCTCCTGCAGTG ATATCGATGAGTGCAGCTACTCCAGCTACCTCTGCCAGTATCGCTGCGTCAATGAGCCAGGCCGCTTCTCCTGTCACTGCCCACAAGGCTACCAGCTGTTGGCTACGAGGCTCTGCCAAG ACATTGACGAGTGTGAATCAGGTGCACACCAGTGTTCTGAGGCCCAAACTTGTGTGAACTTCCATGGGGGCTACCGCTGCGTGGATACCAACCGTTGTGTGGAGCCCTATGTCCAAGTGTCGGACAA CCGCTGCCTCTGCCCTGTCTCCAACCCGCTGTGTCGGGAGCAGCCTTCATCCATTGTGCACCGCTATATGAGCATCACCTCCGAGCGAAGTGTGCCTGCGGATGTGTTTCAGATCCAGGCAACCTCTGTCTACCCTGGCGCCTACAATGCCTTTCAGATCCGTGCTGGAAACACACAGGGGGACTTCTACATTCGG CAAATCAACAATGTCAGCGCCATGCTGGTCCTTGCCAGGCCAGTGACAGGACCACGGGAGTATGTGCTGGACCTGGAGATGGTCACCATGAACTCTCTTATGAGCTACCGGGCCAGCTCCGTACTGAGACTCAccgtctttgtgggagcctacacCTTCTGA
- the Efemp2 gene encoding EGF-containing fibulin-like extracellular matrix protein 2 isoform X2: MKCINHYGGYLCLPRSAAVINDLHGEGPPPPVPPAQHPNPCPPGYEPDEQESCVDVDECAQALHDCRPSQDCHNLPGSYQCTCPDGYRKIGPECVDIDECRYRYCQHRCVNLPGSFRCQCEPGFQLGPNNRSCVDVNECDMGAPCEQRCFNSYGTFLCRCNQGYELHRDGFSCSDIDECSYSSYLCQYRCVNEPGRFSCHCPQGYQLLATRLCQDIDECESGAHQCSEAQTCVNFHGGYRCVDTNRCVEPYVQVSDNRCLCPVSNPLCREQPSSIVHRYMSITSERSVPADVFQIQATSVYPGAYNAFQIRAGNTQGDFYIRQINNVSAMLVLARPVTGPREYVLDLEMVTMNSLMSYRASSVLRLTVFVGAYTF; this comes from the exons ATGAAATGTATCAACCACTACGGGGGCTATTTGTGTCTGCCTCGCTCCGCTGCCGTCATCAACGATCTACATGGTGAAGGACCTCCGCCACCAGTGCCCCCTGCTCAGCACCCCAATCCTTGCCCACCAGGCTATGAGCCTGATGAACAGGAGAGCTGTGTGG ATGTGGACGAGTGTGCCCAGGCTTTGCATGATTGTCGCCCTAGCCAGGACTGTCATAACCTGCCTGGCTCCTACCAATGCACCTGCCCTGACGGTTACCGAAAAATTGGGCCCGAGTGCGTGG ACATAGATGAATGTCGCTACCGCTATTGCCAGCACCGATGTGTGAACCTGCCAGGCTCTTTCCGCTGCCAGTGTGAGCCTGGCTTCCAGTTGGGACCTAACAACCGCTCTTGTGTGG ACGTGAACGAGTGTGACATGGGAGCCCCGTGTGAGCAACGCTGCTTCAACTCCTACGGGACCTTCCTGTGTCGTTGTAACCAAGGCTATGAGCTGCACCGGGATGGCTTCTCCTGCAGTG ATATCGATGAGTGCAGCTACTCCAGCTACCTCTGCCAGTATCGCTGCGTCAATGAGCCAGGCCGCTTCTCCTGTCACTGCCCACAAGGCTACCAGCTGTTGGCTACGAGGCTCTGCCAAG ACATTGACGAGTGTGAATCAGGTGCACACCAGTGTTCTGAGGCCCAAACTTGTGTGAACTTCCATGGGGGCTACCGCTGCGTGGATACCAACCGTTGTGTGGAGCCCTATGTCCAAGTGTCGGACAA CCGCTGCCTCTGCCCTGTCTCCAACCCGCTGTGTCGGGAGCAGCCTTCATCCATTGTGCACCGCTATATGAGCATCACCTCCGAGCGAAGTGTGCCTGCGGATGTGTTTCAGATCCAGGCAACCTCTGTCTACCCTGGCGCCTACAATGCCTTTCAGATCCGTGCTGGAAACACACAGGGGGACTTCTACATTCGG CAAATCAACAATGTCAGCGCCATGCTGGTCCTTGCCAGGCCAGTGACAGGACCACGGGAGTATGTGCTGGACCTGGAGATGGTCACCATGAACTCTCTTATGAGCTACCGGGCCAGCTCCGTACTGAGACTCAccgtctttgtgggagcctacacCTTCTGA
- the Mus81 gene encoding structure-specific endonuclease subunit MUS81, protein MAAPVRLGRKRPLPVCPNPLFVRWLTEWRDEAASRGRHTRFVFQKALRSLRRYPLPLRSGKEAKILQHFGDRLCRMLDERLKQHLASGGDHAPSLPAGEKNQASEGPPAQGQDSPPPVPTQPQAGSAGGYWPAQNSGARAVLLQLYKEHLNPDGHSFLTKEELLQKCAQKAPRVVPGSSKPWPALRGLLHRNLILRTHRPSRYALTPEGLELAQRLAKAEGLSTPNTGIMPEEPQEEESAGPAATLSALGASEGGVQQPPLELRPGEYRVLLCVDTGETRGAGHRPEMLRELQRLHVPHTVRKLHVGDFVWIAQETRPRDPARPEELVLDHIVERKRLDDLCSSIIDGRFREQKFRLKRCGLGHRVYLVEEHGSVHNLSLPESTLLQAVTNTQVIDGFFVKRTMDIKESAGYLALLTKGLERLYQGHTLRSRPWETPGDAESGARPSTDPLCSLLTFNDFNAEAVKNKAQSVREVFARQLMQVRGLSGEKAAALVDRYSTPASLLAAYDACATPKEQEMLLSTIKCGRLQRNLGPALSRTLYQLYCSHCPLT, encoded by the exons ATGGCCGCACCGGTCCGATTGGGCCGGAAGCGCCCGCTGCCGGTTTGCCCGAACCCACTCTTCGTTCGTTGGCTGACTGAGTGGCGGGATGAGgcagccagcagagggcgccacaCGCGCTTTGTGTTTCAAAAG GCTCTGCGCTCTCTCCGACGGTACCCGCTACCTCTGCGCAGCGGGAAGGAAGCCAAGATCCTTCAGCATTTCGGAGACAGGCTCTGCCGAATGCTGGACGAGCGGCTGAAGCAGCACCTAGCATCAGGCG GTGACCATGCCCCCAGCCTACCAGCTGGAGAGAAGAATCAAGCCAGTGAAGGGCCACCTGCTCAAGGCCAGGACTCTCCCCCGCCA GTTCCCACCCAGCCTCAAGCAGGAAGCGCCGGGGGCTATTGGCCAGCACAGAACTCGGGTGCCCGGGCTGTCCTGCTGCAACTCTACAAGGAGCACCTG AATCCTGATGGTCACAGCTTCCTGACCAAGGAGGAGCTGCTGCAGAAATGTGCCCAGAAAGCCCCCAGG GTAGTTCCTGGAAGTTCAAAACCATGGCCTGCCCTCCGAGGCCTCCTCCACAGGAACTTGATCCTCAGAACACATCGGCCATCCAG GTATGCACTGACCCCAGAGGGCCTGGAGCTGGCCCAAAGGCTGGCCAAGGCAGAAGGCCTGAGCACGCCGAACACTGGCATTATGCCAGAGGAGCCCCAAGAAGAGGAGTCAGCAGGCCCAGCGGCCACTTTGTCAGCACT TGGCGCCAGTGAAGGTGGCGTCCAGCAGCCGCCACTGGAGCTGAGGCCTGGCGAGTACAGAGTGCTGTTGTGTGTGGACACTGGGGAAACCAGAGG GGCAGGACACAGGCCAGAAATGCTCCGAGAGTTACAGCGGCTGCATGTGCCCCACACAGTACGCAAGCTGCATGTTGGGGACTTTGTGTGGATAGCACAGGAGACCAGGCCCAGAGACCCAG CGAGACCTGAGGAGTTAGTCTTGGACCACATTGTGGAACGCAAGCGGCTGGATGACCTGTGCAGCAGCATCATCGACGGCCGCTTTCGAGAGCAGAAG TTCCGCCTGAAGCGCTGTGGCCTGGGGCACCGAGTATACTTGGTGGAGGAACATGGGTCTGTCCACAACCTCAGCCTTCCTGAGAGTACATTGCTACAGGCTGTCACAAACACCCAG GTCATTGATGGCTTCTTTGTGAAGCGCACGATGGATATTAAGGAGTCAGCTGGCTACCTGGCCCTTCTGACAAAGGGCCTAGAAAGACTGTATCAG GGCCACACCCTACGTAGCCGCCCCTGGGAAACCCCAGGGGATGCTGAATCAGGAGCAAGGCCTTCCACAGACCCTCTCTGCTCACTCCTCACTTTCAATGACTTCAATGCAGAAGCTGTCAAGAACAAG GCCCAGTCTGTACGAGAAGTATTTGCCCGGCAGCTGATGCAGGTGCGTGGACTAAGTGGGGAGAAGGCAGCAGCCCTGGTGGATCGATACAGCACACCAGCCAG TCTCCTGGCTGCCTATGACGCCTGTGCCACCCCTAAGGAGCAGGAGATGCTGTTGAGCACTATCAAGTGTGGGCGTCTGCAGAG AAATCTGGGACCTGCTCTGAGCAGGACCCTGTACCAGCTATACTGCAGCCACTGCCCTCTGACTTGA